From Deinococcus sp. Marseille-Q6407, one genomic window encodes:
- a CDS encoding GNAT family N-acetyltransferase, whose amino-acid sequence MSAAVRTATQEDAPAVAALLHEFNTEFGAPVPDLPTLTRRFAELLGRTDVLVLLAGNGAVLSGFAYLTFRPSPYWDGPLAQLEELYVRPELRGRGTGTQLLQRAIALTRERQGQEMHINVDEVDRDARRFYERHGFINVEPGQDERMLCYLQEL is encoded by the coding sequence GTGAGCGCCGCTGTCCGGACAGCCACGCAGGAGGACGCTCCGGCAGTCGCCGCTTTGCTGCACGAGTTCAACACCGAATTCGGCGCGCCGGTGCCTGACCTGCCGACCCTGACTCGCCGCTTTGCCGAGCTGCTTGGCCGCACCGACGTGCTGGTGCTGCTGGCCGGGAACGGGGCAGTGCTGTCCGGGTTCGCTTACCTCACTTTTCGCCCGTCCCCCTACTGGGACGGCCCCCTGGCCCAGTTGGAAGAGCTGTATGTCCGGCCTGAGCTGCGGGGACGGGGCACCGGCACGCAGCTGCTGCAGCGGGCCATCGCCCTGACCCGTGAACGGCAGGGGCAGGAGATGCACATCAACGTGGATGAGGTGGACCGGGACGCCCGGCGCTTTTACGAGCGGCACGGCTTTATCAACGTCGAACCCGGCCAGGACGAACGGATGCTCTGTTATCTGCAGGAACTTTGA
- a CDS encoding NUDIX hydrolase, which produces MRQRAVALIYNDSGEVLLILRRKNGKAYATLPGGGIEAGETPAEACAREVLEEVNLTVEVGEQLLELDNLNNHEHYFRCAVTGGEMQLGNGPESLRQSENNFYDPQWVALNRLEEVNLVPEVLRGLAREHRPGVPAPTPRTSDKSDEVNP; this is translated from the coding sequence ATGAGACAACGTGCTGTGGCCCTGATTTACAACGATTCCGGCGAGGTGCTGCTGATTCTGCGCCGCAAGAACGGCAAGGCCTACGCCACCCTGCCCGGCGGCGGCATCGAAGCCGGCGAGACGCCCGCCGAAGCCTGTGCCCGCGAGGTGCTGGAAGAGGTCAACCTGACCGTGGAGGTGGGCGAACAGCTGCTGGAGCTGGACAACCTGAACAACCACGAACACTACTTCCGCTGCGCCGTCACCGGCGGCGAAATGCAGCTGGGCAATGGCCCCGAAAGCCTGCGCCAGAGCGAGAACAACTTCTACGACCCGCAGTGGGTGGCGCTGAACCGGCTGGAAGAGGTGAACCTGGTACCCGAGGTGCTGCGCGGCCTGGCCCGCGAGCACCGCCCCGGCGTCCCCGCACCCACTCCCCGCACTTCTGACAAGTCCGACGAGGTGAACCCATGA
- a CDS encoding gamma-glutamylcyclotransferase produces MNETFAIPCAAALITRVVNGVPCVLLQTRCKPGAGVENGLLELPAGKVREYEAVLDALRREVAEETGLTLTQVAGEADRWAGESLGYRIGTVQPYCVTQNLSGGYSILLLTFLCNAQGEPQVSSESHSPRWVPLTEVQALLDSQPEAFYPLHLGALWQYLAEALATPHVFVYGTLKPGLRNVAWASAVTEPQAQPAVLDGAALHHLGAYPGLVPAESGQRVQGCLYSYPPAQLGAVLAKMDELEGYRAPGDPANLYHRELRAVTLAGGEQRLAWTYLYARELPAGSYIPGGEWREYLPPPAAFQGEHR; encoded by the coding sequence ATGAATGAAACCTTCGCCATTCCCTGTGCTGCTGCCCTGATCACCCGCGTGGTGAATGGGGTGCCCTGCGTGCTGCTGCAAACCCGCTGCAAGCCCGGCGCCGGCGTGGAAAATGGCCTGCTGGAATTGCCCGCCGGCAAGGTGCGCGAGTACGAGGCTGTTCTGGACGCCCTGCGCCGCGAGGTGGCCGAGGAAACCGGTCTGACTCTGACCCAGGTGGCTGGCGAGGCGGACCGCTGGGCCGGCGAAAGCCTTGGCTACCGCATAGGGACGGTGCAGCCTTACTGTGTCACCCAGAACCTGTCGGGCGGCTACTCTATCCTGCTGCTGACTTTTCTGTGCAACGCGCAGGGCGAGCCGCAGGTCAGCAGCGAAAGCCACAGCCCGCGCTGGGTGCCGCTGACTGAAGTGCAGGCGCTGCTGGACAGCCAGCCGGAAGCCTTTTACCCGCTGCACCTGGGCGCCCTGTGGCAGTATCTGGCCGAAGCGCTGGCCACGCCGCATGTCTTCGTGTACGGCACGCTGAAGCCGGGACTGCGCAATGTGGCCTGGGCGTCGGCCGTTACTGAACCACAGGCTCAGCCGGCCGTGCTGGACGGCGCGGCGCTGCACCACCTGGGCGCTTATCCCGGCCTGGTGCCTGCCGAATCTGGGCAGCGAGTACAGGGCTGCCTATACAGCTATCCGCCCGCGCAGCTGGGCGCCGTGCTGGCAAAAATGGACGAGCTGGAAGGCTACCGCGCCCCCGGCGACCCCGCCAACCTCTATCACCGCGAACTGCGTGCAGTGACGCTGGCCGGCGGCGAGCAGCGGCTGGCCTGGACCTATCTCTACGCCCGTGAGCTGCCGGCCGGGTCATACATTCCCGGCGGCGAGTGGCGGGAATACCTGCCGCCTCCCGCTGCCTTTCAAGGAGAACACCGATGA